In Spirochaetota bacterium, the following proteins share a genomic window:
- a CDS encoding isoprenylcysteine carboxylmethyltransferase family protein — translation MEKVIFGIIFGVLFIGRTYFKFVSRSFFDSYKKHEPTWLVVYRSVIGTILIVATYFYLTDTNPTFTEVKIPEWLMYIGTIIAVLSIILIFWAHFKLGENFSPSLSKAVRIVKDGPYKYIRHPIYLGYIILFFSTFFITGWWLFTLLGELIMLSLVVWRLPIEEALLEKKFGDEYIEYKRKTKMFIPYLF, via the coding sequence ATGGAGAAGGTCATATTTGGTATCATATTTGGAGTTCTTTTCATAGGTAGAACATACTTTAAGTTCGTTTCAAGATCCTTCTTTGACAGTTACAAAAAACATGAACCAACCTGGTTAGTAGTTTACAGAAGCGTAATAGGGACTATATTAATAGTAGCGACATACTTCTATTTGACTGATACTAACCCTACTTTCACCGAAGTCAAGATACCTGAATGGCTTATGTATATAGGAACAATAATAGCAGTTCTATCTATTATTCTTATATTCTGGGCTCACTTCAAACTAGGAGAGAACTTCAGTCCTTCACTGAGTAAGGCAGTAAGGATAGTAAAGGATGGTCCCTACAAATACATAAGACATCCTATCTACCTAGGATACATAATACTATTCTTTTCAACATTCTTTATAACAGGATGGTGGCTATTTACCCTACTAGGTGAATTAATAATGCTATCACTGGTTGTTTGGAGACTACCTATAGAGGAAGCACTTCTTGAGAAGAAGTTTGGAGATGAGTATATTGAATACAAAAGAAAAACCAAAATGTTCATACCTTATTTGTTCTGA